Genomic DNA from Streptomyces sp. NBC_01571:
GTGCGCGCGCCGCGGACGTCGCCGGTGTGGTCGCCGACGTACACGCCCGCGCCGTGCTCGCGCAGGGCCTCCGCCTTGCGCTCGGCCCACAGGTTGCCGACGACCGCGTCCGCGCCGATCCCCAGGTGCCTGAGGTGCAGCTTGGCGTTGGGCTCCCACTTCGCCGTGACGACGACGGCACGCCCGCCCGCCGCCCGCACCGCCTCGACGGCCTCGTGGGCACCCGGCATGGCGAGCGTGCCGGTGATGGCGTACTCGGGATACAGCTCGCGGTAGAGGTCGGCGACGGCCGGGACCCGCTCCGCCGGGAACCAGTTGAGGAGCTCCTCCTCCAGCGGCGGTCCGAGCCGGGTGACGACGAGGTCGCAGTCGATGTACGTGTCCGTGCGTGCCGAGAGCGCCTGGTAGCAGGCGTGGATGCCGGGGCGGGAGTCGATCAGGGTCATGTCGAGGTCGAAGCCGACGGTCAGCCCGCGCGAGGGCATCGGTGCTATCTGCATATGGACCATTGTGCCCAGGCGGGCGCGGAGCGGTCCGGGGCGGCCCGGGGTCCAGGGGCGGCCCGGGGTGCGGTCCGGGGGATGCGAGGCCCTTCAGCGGCGGCGCTGGGAGCGCCACACCAGGTACAGCGCCGAGGCGACCGCAGCGCCGCGCACCACCCACGGCCAGGTCTCCGCGAGCGCCTCGTCCATGTGGCCCTCGGCGATCGGATCGCCCCAGCGGCCGTCCGTACGGCCCCACAGCCAGACGATGCCGGCCACGGCCACCAGGCCCGGCATGCCGAGGACGGCCCACTTCGACTCGTGGGGGCTCAGACGGCGGGACGCGTAGGCGATGAGCCAGCCGAGCCCGAGCGCGAACCAGTTGCCGAGAGCGGCGCCCGCGACGAGGAGGACGGCGGCGAGCAGGAGCAGGGGGTTGCTCCGCGTACGCGGGCGGGGGAGCCGCACCCGGGGCGTGCGGCCCTCGTCCTCGGTGACGGGGACCGCCTTCCCGGTCTTCGGCGCACTCGTCGCCCGCACCGGTTTCGCCCGTGCCTTCCGCTGCCACCACGACGGGCCCGGTTTCGGCGCGGGGTCCGCCTCTTCGCCGGAATCGGCGTCCGCCTCGACGCCGGCATCGGAATCGGTGTCGGTGCCGGAATCGGCTTTCCGGGGCCTCGGCGGTGGTTTGAGCAACCCGGGGATCTCCACGCCGCCGACGAAACCCGGCACGCTGTCCCCGAGTTCGAACGGCTCGCCGTCCACGCGCCACCAGTCCTGTGGGGTGGAGGCGTCGTCCGGGTCGTAGGAGCCGGCGTGGTGGAGCGGTGAGAGGTGGTCGTCGGTGGTGGCCCCGGTGCCGTCCGCGTCGGAGGTGCGCCGCGGCCTCGGGACGACCCTGCGCAGACCCTTCGGGCGGGCCTCCGGTTCACCGGCGCGCTGGGTGGGCACGGCGGCCCGGGTGTCCGTGCCCGTCTCGGACGCACCCTGACGGGCCGAGGTGACGATCTCGTCCGGTGTGCCCAGGCGGGAGAGGATGCGGCGGACGGCCGCCGGGTTGTCGACGGGAGCCTTCGACCGGCGGCGGTCGATCTCGTTGCGCAGCTCCGAGACGAGTCGCATCCGGGTGGCCGAGGGCAGCTGGCGCTGCTGGGCCAGGTCTCCGACGCGGCTCAGATAGTCGAATACGAGCTGGTCGCTCTCAATCCCCACGAAGTCCCCTCCGGGGCGCGTGCGTTGAATACCCCGTGGCCACGACGGTACCGTGTCGGGCCCGGTTCCCGGGGGCCGCCGCCCCCGGACCCCCGCATCGGCCCGGACGGCCTCGTCCTCAAGCGCCGGACGGGCTGGCGATGAGGGCCCGCGCCGAAAGGGTGCTGGAAGGCCGAGGCCCGGGGTCGTGTATTGCCGACGCCCCGCACGTATTTCCGACGCCCGGGGTCATGTATTGCAGCCCGTCCGGCGTTTGAGGACGAGCCCTTCGGGCGAAGCGGGGGTCCAGGGGGCGCAGCGCCCCTGGCGGGGGTCCGGGGGGCGCAGCGCCCCTGGCGGGGGTCCGGGGGCGGAGTCCCCAGGTACGGGATGGGTCGGGTAGGGGCGGTGGGGGCGCGGAACCACTACCGTTGAGCGGATGAGGACAGAGGAGCAGCGCGACCCGGATCCCGCCCCGGCGGGCAACCCCCCGCGCTCATTGGCGGAAGCCCTCCGCACGAGGGACGACACCTCCCTGTCGGCCCTCCTTCGCATCCGCCCGGATCTCATCACCCCCGTCCCCACCGACCTGACGCAGCTCGCCACCCGCGCCGGCACCCGCGCCTCGGTCGTCCGGGCCCTGGAGCGCCTGGACCGGTTCGCCCTGCAGACGGCGGAGGCGCTGGCGGTGGCGTCGGACCCGGCGACGTACGTCGAACTGATGGGCCTGATGGCGGGCGACGACCGCGACCCGGCGGTCACGGCTGCGTTCCCCCACGCGCTCGCCATCCTGCGCGAGCAGGCCCTCGTCTGGGGCACCGACGACCGTCTCCGGCTCGTACGCACGGCGCGCGAGCTGCTCGCCCCGGCCCCCCAGCACCCTTCCCCCACCGGCCTCGGCCCGACGGTCGCCGAGGCCACGGCGGGCATGTCCCCGGGACGTATCCAGGAGATCGTGGCCGCCTGCGGTCTGCCGAGCACCCACGACTCCGTCTCCGCGGTGGCCTCGCTGACCGCCCTGTTCACCGACCGGGAGCGGATGCCGGCGCTGCTCGACACGGCGCCCGCCGAGTCGCTGGAGGTGCTGTCCCGGCTGGTGTGGGGGCCGCCGTACGGCCAGGTGACCGCCGATCCGGCGCGCCATCTGCGCTGGTTGATCGACCGCGCGCTGCTGCTGCCGACGGCGCCCGGCACGGTCGTCCTGCCCCGCGAGGTGGCCCTTCATCTGCGGGCGGGCCGCGCGCACCGGGAGACGGACCCGGTCGCACCGGCCCTGGAACCGGCCCGGACGCACCGTCCGCAGATGGTGGACACGACCGCGGCCGGCCAGGCCTACACCGCGCTCGCCACCGTCGAGGAACTGCTCAAGGACTGGCACGAGGGCGGGCCGTCCGTGCTGCGCGCCGGCGGTCTGAGCGTGCGGGACCTGAAGCGGACCGCGGTGGCCCTGGACGTGGTGGAACCGGTGGCCGCGTTCTGGGTCGAGCTCGCCTACGCGGCGGGGCTGCTGGCCTCGGACGGCGAGGCCGAGGAACGGTACGCGGCGACGCCCGGTTACGACGAGTGGCTGGAGCTGCCCGCCGGTGAACGCTGGGCCCGGCTCGCCTCGGCGTGGCTGGCCGCGACCCGCACGGCGGGCCTGGTCGGCGGACGGGACGCGAAGGACCGTACGTTGTCGGCGCTGGGGCCGGGTCTGGACCGCTCCGCGGCCCCCGAGGTACGCCACCGGGTCCTCGCCCTCCTCGCCGCTCTCCCGGAGGGCACTGCCGCCGTCCCGGACTCCGTCGTCGCCCGGCTCCACTGGGAGCGCCCCCCGCGCGGCCCCCGGACCGCCGCCGGCGACGACCTGCGCGGCCGGCTGGCCCGCTGGACCCTGTCCGAGGCGGAGCTGCTGGGGGTCACCGGCCGAGGCGCGTTGTCGGCACAGGGGCGGGCCCTGCTGGGGTTGCCGCCGGCGCCTGACCACACGGCGCCCGGGTCCGGGTCCGTCGGAGCGAGCACCGGAAGAGGGGCGGGAGCAGGGGCCAAGCTTCCCGTCCACAGGCACCACCGCCCCGCCGCCGAACCGGCCGCCCTCCTCCCGCGCACCCCGGCCGAACAGGCCGCCGCCGCCGCACAGGCCGCCCGGATCCTCGGGCCGCTGCTCCCCGAGCCGCTGGACCACGTCCTCCTCCAGGCCGACCTGACCGCCGTCGCGCCCGGCCCCCTGGAACGCCCCCTGGCCGACACCCTCGGCGTGCTCGCTGACGTCGAGTCGAAGGGCGGGGCGACGGTCTACCGCTTCACCCCGGGGTCGGTACGGCGAGCCCTGGACGCCGGCCGTTCGGCCTCCGACCTGCACGCCTTCCTCGCCGCGCACTCCCGCACCCCGGTGCCGCAGCCGCTCGCCTATCTGATCGACGACGTGGCCCGCAGGCACGGCCATCTGCGGATCGGCGCGGCGTCGGCGTACGTCCGCTGCGACGACGACGCCCTGCTGAACGAGATCCTCGCCGACAAGCGTTCCCAGGGGCTGCGGCTCAGACGCCTCGCGCCCACCGTGCTCGCCGCGCAGGCCGACCCGGCGGCCCTCCTCGAGGGGCTGCGTTCCATGGGGTTCGCGCCGGCCGCCGAGTCCGCCGAGGGGGATGTGCTGATCACCCGCGCGCACGCCCACCGCACCCCGCCGCGCTCCGCCCCCGCCCCCGTCCCGGACGGCCCGCCGGTGCCCGACACCACCCTCCTGAACGCCGCGATCCGCGCCATCCGCGCCGGTGACCTGGCCTCCACGACCCCGCGCAAGGCGGCCCAGGCCGATCTGCCGGGCACCGGTGAGCTGCCCCGCACCAGCTCCGCCGAGACCCTCGCCACCATGCAGGCCGCCGTCATGACCGGCGAGGCCGTGTGGATCGGGTACGTCAACGCCGAGGGCGCCGCCAGCCAGCGCGTGATCGCCCCGATCCGCGTCGAGGGCGGCTTCGTGACGGCGTACGACCACACGGCCGACGAGGTCCGCACCTATCCGCTGCACCGCGTCACGGGGGTAGCGGAGCTGGCGGACGACCAGCAGTGATCACCCGTCCGTAAGGCACACTTGAGGTTTGGCCGTGCGGAAGGGATAGGTACGTACGTGAACGGTCCCCTCATCGTCCAGTCCGACAAGACCCTGCTCCTGGAGGTCGACCACGAGCAGGCAGACGCCTGTCGCCGGGTCATCGCGCCGTTCGCGGAG
This window encodes:
- a CDS encoding helicase C-terminal domain-containing protein, coding for MRTEEQRDPDPAPAGNPPRSLAEALRTRDDTSLSALLRIRPDLITPVPTDLTQLATRAGTRASVVRALERLDRFALQTAEALAVASDPATYVELMGLMAGDDRDPAVTAAFPHALAILREQALVWGTDDRLRLVRTARELLAPAPQHPSPTGLGPTVAEATAGMSPGRIQEIVAACGLPSTHDSVSAVASLTALFTDRERMPALLDTAPAESLEVLSRLVWGPPYGQVTADPARHLRWLIDRALLLPTAPGTVVLPREVALHLRAGRAHRETDPVAPALEPARTHRPQMVDTTAAGQAYTALATVEELLKDWHEGGPSVLRAGGLSVRDLKRTAVALDVVEPVAAFWVELAYAAGLLASDGEAEERYAATPGYDEWLELPAGERWARLASAWLAATRTAGLVGGRDAKDRTLSALGPGLDRSAAPEVRHRVLALLAALPEGTAAVPDSVVARLHWERPPRGPRTAAGDDLRGRLARWTLSEAELLGVTGRGALSAQGRALLGLPPAPDHTAPGSGSVGASTGRGAGAGAKLPVHRHHRPAAEPAALLPRTPAEQAAAAAQAARILGPLLPEPLDHVLLQADLTAVAPGPLERPLADTLGVLADVESKGGATVYRFTPGSVRRALDAGRSASDLHAFLAAHSRTPVPQPLAYLIDDVARRHGHLRIGAASAYVRCDDDALLNEILADKRSQGLRLRRLAPTVLAAQADPAALLEGLRSMGFAPAAESAEGDVLITRAHAHRTPPRSAPAPVPDGPPVPDTTLLNAAIRAIRAGDLASTTPRKAAQADLPGTGELPRTSSAETLATMQAAVMTGEAVWIGYVNAEGAASQRVIAPIRVEGGFVTAYDHTADEVRTYPLHRVTGVAELADDQQ
- a CDS encoding HAD family hydrolase, translating into MPSRGLTVGFDLDMTLIDSRPGIHACYQALSARTDTYIDCDLVVTRLGPPLEEELLNWFPAERVPAVADLYRELYPEYAITGTLAMPGAHEAVEAVRAAGGRAVVVTAKWEPNAKLHLRHLGIGADAVVGNLWAERKAEALREHGAGVYVGDHTGDVRGARTADAYSVAVATGPCDAAELRAAGADVVLTDLTHFPAWLGGYREAAPA